DNA from Strix aluco isolate bStrAlu1 chromosome 26, bStrAlu1.hap1, whole genome shotgun sequence:
atgtccagtctgaaccttccctgttgcagtttaaagccgttccctcttgttctgtcactaatcccctgtgagaagagaccagcaccaacctctccacaacgtcctttcagggagctgtagagagtgatgaggtctcccctcaccttctcctcctcacactgaacagtcccagctccttcaatctctcctcacaggatttattctccaggcccttccccagcctcgttgccctcctctgccctcgctccagcacctcgagatctctctcgtattgaggtgcccaaaactggacacaacgctccaggtgtggcctcaccagtgcagagcacagggggactatcacctccctgcttctgctggtcacactatttctaacaagccaggatgccgttggctttcttggccccctgggcacactgctggctcatggtcagttgcTTGTCTATTGTAGCCGGCTCTGCATCTTTAAGCCTGCCTATCCACCTGTtggtggcgctcaggtcgcagggccaGATACCGCAGGGggttaagaccttctcggggacatcagtacagacACCAacgtggtggatacaaaatgtccgtttattgaaCTGCCCAACTTGCATATATATGCTCGCCAAGCACCTCCTCCATGGGTGTGCCCTCGGCATTACAGGCCTACCCATTACCTTATTtagtaacaaaggaaaggaggggaggttgTAACTACTCTTTCCGTACATTGCAAGATCTTCCGAGTGCCATTCCCTAcacttgtcaattagaacccccagatccttctcttccagacagctccagccacacctccccgagcctgtagccatgcagggtgttgttgtggcccaagtgcaggacctggcacttgcccttgttgaagcccatcccgttGATGTTGgtcaccgatccaatctatccaagtctctctgtagagcctccctatccttgTGCAGATTGAcgctcccgcttaacttggtgtcatctgcaaactcactgatgatacactctgtgtccttatcaagatcatcagtaaagatgttgaacagaaatggtcccaacccCGAGCTCTGAGGGCTGTAAAGACTGAGGCCAGAAAGACATTGAGCACATCAGCTTTCACCACATCCTTTGTCATCAGGTCCCCagccccattcagcagcagacCCGCATTTTCCCCAGTCCTTTTGCTATTGATGGACTTGTAGAGgcctttcttgttgcccttcacatacTTCAACAGATTCAGATCCAGGtaggctttggctttcctaactccATCCCTGCGTGCTCAGAGACCATGTCTCTCTGCTCcttctgtgccacctgcccctgctgccaCTGCTTGTGCACCTCCTTCATATGTCTGAGTTCACTCAGGAGCTCCCAAGTGCTGGACAAGAGCACCAACCACCCGCAGGGATGCTGAGGAAGCAGTGAAGGACAGCTTACGGAGGGTAGTGAggcgctggaacaggttgcccagggaggttgtggatgccccatcactggaagtgttcaaggtcaggtccAACGGGACttggagcaacctgatctagtgaaagatgtccctgtccatggcagaggggttggactagatgatctttaaaggtcatttccaacccaaagcattctgtgattcagtgagaTGCTGGTAGAGGCATTTTCTTTGAGGAAATTCCCTCCTCACCCTGCAGGGTCCGTGTACGAGATCTCAGGCAATGAATGCTGCTTGTCGACGGGTGACCTGCTGAAAGTCATGGCCGTGGCACTGCAGAAGGTCGTTTGTGAGGACACAGAGACAGGGCAGACAACAGAGCTGCCACCAACATTTAAGGGTGAGTGGGGCTGCCCTGCCCCATCCCACACCCCACGGGTGCCCTCCTCCCCAGGGAGACCTTTGCAGACCCCATGGGCTCATCCTCATTGTCCCacaggtcttttccagcctgccccagccccagggccacGCTTGACGCCGCGGGGACCCTTGCTGGAGGGTGGcaggcagcggggcctgacgctgcaCCAGgtgctggggcagtgggacaggcagccccagcccctgctgtGCCGTGCCATCGGCCCCCGGGCCCTGCTCCTGCACCCCGTCTATGAGGTGCACGCAGTCATGCACTGTGAGTCCGCGCGGGGCAGGTGGGGTGCTGCGGGGTCAGGGTGGGGTGCTGCAGGGTCAGGACAGGGTGCTGTGGGGTCAGGGTGGGGTGCTGCGGGGTCAGGGTGGGGTGCTGCAGGGTCAGGACAGGGTGCTGCAGGGTCAGGACAGGGTGCTGCGGGGTCAGGGTGGGGTGCCGCCAGGTCAGGGCTGGGATGCCGTGGGCTTGGGGTTGGGGCACCGGTGGTCGGGGCTGTGCGGTCAGGgcaggggtgctgtggggttgGGATGGGGGTGCTGCGCAGCTGGGAGCACGCACTAGTTTGGTGCCGGGACCCCGACACACGTGGTGCAGGTGGCTGCAGGTGCTGGGGGCGATGAGGTGGCACGTGGGGCCGGTGAGAGGCCGAGCGTGGGgtcagggcagctctgcccccgcAGTGCGTCGCGACGTGGTGAAGATCCCCTCGACGCTGGAGGTGGACGTGGAAGATGTCACGGAGGAGGCGCAGCACATCCACTTCGCCCGGCCGCTGCTGCTGAGCGAGGTGCTGGCGATGGAGGAGGCGCTGCCGGCCCAGGCCAGGATCCTGGAgggcccggccggccccgccaTCTTCGAGAGCTCCTGGGTGCCGCGGCTGCAGCGGGGGCAGCGGCTGCAGCTCCACGGCCGCTCCTGCGCCTGGCGGGTGCTGGCCTCGGCCCCCGGCAGCGGCCGCCATTTCCTCCTGTCCAGCGCCTACCAGGGCCGGTTCCGCCAGCGGCCCCGGCGGTTCACGGGCGTGCAGGAGCTGGCGGGCGGCCTGCAGCCCGGCCGGCGGCTGCGCGTGGTGGTGACACAGGACTGCGAGGGCCGCGGGCGCGACGTGCCCCCGCTCGGCCTGGGCGACCGGCTGGaggcccgggggctgcggggcaacGGGCCTGGCACTCGGCTGCTCTGCCACCGCCacggcggggaggaggaggaggaggaggaaggcgaggAGCTCCTGCTGCCGCTGGACCTGGGGGGCGGCTTCGTGGAGGAGACGTGTGACAGCAAGAAGTACGGGCTGGCGGAGCTGCTGGAGCGGCAGGCGCTGCCCTGCGAGGTGCGGGTGGTGGCCCCCGACCCGGGGCTGGAGCGGGACGCGCTGGGCACCCTGCCCGCCCTGCGGCTGGAGGCCCGCCTGGACCAGCCCTTCCTGGTGGGCAGCTTCTGTGAGGAGCCGGAGGAAGGCTTCGAGATCCCGCCGCGGTGGCTGGACCTCTCCCTCCTGCTGAGCGAGGAGCCCGTCCACCCCCCGGCCCCCTGCACCCGCCGCTCCCGGGTGGAGGAGCTGACCGAGGCCTTCTACTACCGGCTGCTGGCCCAGCTGCCCGGCAGCACGGCCCCACCACCCCCGCGGCCCCCCAAGCCggcacaggcagggacaggcccTGGGGGAAGGCACCCctcggcccccagccccccgccagcGAGCACCCGCCCGGCTTCTCCGCTGCCGCCACTCCCCGCCCAGGCTCGACCCAGCACCCACGGCCGGCGGGGACCCCCCAGGGATGCAGGTGAGCTCCTGACCCCTCCGCGGGGCTCGGCCCAGAGATGCGGTGCCCTGGCAGGAGGACGGGACCCCCCAGCAGCATCAGCAGGTTGTGCTTAACCAGCCACCGCCTCCCCAGCGCTGTCCTCCCGGGGACCTGGGGCAGGGATGCTCACCTGGGCCCTGCGGGGGCCTGCACCTCCCCATCCCCTTGCCCCAGATGCAGGGGGAATCCACGGGGGATTGCCTGACCCCTGCGTCCCACAGGCTGGGGGCACCCACAGGGTCTGCCCCATGTCCTTGTCCCACGAACAGGGGGACCCATGGGGAGGCCACCCCAGTGCCTCGTCCCACACATGGCATGAGGGGAAGCAAGGCCTGAGCTCGAGGGCAGCGGCGCAGTGGACACCACTCGGTCTGCCACTGAACGCCTCCCACACCCAGAGGCTGGTGACTGCGGTGGCAGAGCAGCTGCCCCCACACCACGGGAGGCCCCTCGGTCCCCACCGTGCCCGAGCGCAGCTcagagcagggagggggagggcagGTCGGGGTGGGGGGTTTCTGGCAGTGCAGGTCCACAGGCTGagctctctcttcccttccaggcacagagagcgACAGCGCTGAACATGACTACGAAACTGTTGATAACAACGTTCAGAAAACGATTCACAAGATGCAGACAATTTTTCCTTTCTAGCCCTCTAGTTTCTGGACGCTCCCAGCCTCCAAATACTCTGAGACCTCACATGACGCTGGTTACTGGCAGAGGCTGAACTCAGCCTCAGGGATCCCCAGTGCAACCTCCAACTGCCTTGATCCTGCGGAAAGGCACCCGCTTTCCTCGAAGGCAAGCAGCTCATACGCTGTCGGGACAGACCCAGGCACAGAATAAATCTTGTTGTGTCCTCAGCTGTCACCCACGGGACTCTCCGACAGCACCAGACCAGCACACACCTGGGCGGCCACCAAGATGCCAGCCCAGGCCCTGGGACAGATCTCGCTCTGCTCCGCTGCGGTACCGCAGCGTCTGGGCCGGGATGACAGAGCTTTGGGGCCAGCATGTCCAGACGCTGTTTGGCATGTGGGGTGCGATGGGGTTAGGAGACATTTCAAGGTACTTCACACAGAGCTGGGGCTCAAACCACTGAGTAACACGGTTTTACAATTGCCTGCCAGGATGACAGAgctgcatttctattttttttttttcaagcacatCCAAACTTGCTTCTCACTCTGGTCCAATTTCTCACCAGGGTTTTAGAAACATTGGAAAAACATCGTGGCTTTaggttttgctggttttctcATCCATTTTTAACTGCACTTTCAACTAGAAGCAACATCTGTCCCAGACCTCCACGGTCCCCTCCTGCTTGTGAGTGTACTTGTCTCACTCTTGCAGATTCTTGGCACCTACAAAGGCCTCTGCTGCACTCATGGCATGGGATGcaaaaaataacctgaaaaacaaataaggaccaatgctttttttcctggaagtttgGCAAAACCCCAGGAAAGTGCCAGAGACAAAGACCTCATAGTCCTGATGTGCATTAAGGGAAAAGGGCTGACGAGGGGAGAACTTTACACCCAAAGCAAGTAGGCGTTTCACTCCTGCACCATGCATTGCGCTCCTTTCAAATCAGAgctggaaaataaactttaatcTTCAAATTTCATTTAAGATCagactgttttgggttttttacccTATTCCAGTGAAGAGTAGCTTTGGGTTCAGTTTTTCAGTTCCTGTCATTCCTCACTCAGCGCCTAGGGCAGAGTCCCAGA
Protein-coding regions in this window:
- the THEMIS2 gene encoding protein THEMIS2, encoding MEPLSFQDYICSLDPATLPRILRICSGIYFQGSVYEISGNECCLSTGDLLKVMAVALQKVVCEDTETGQTTELPPTFKGLFQPAPAPGPRLTPRGPLLEGGRQRGLTLHQVLGQWDRQPQPLLCRAIGPRALLLHPVYEVHAVMHLRRDVVKIPSTLEVDVEDVTEEAQHIHFARPLLLSEVLAMEEALPAQARILEGPAGPAIFESSWVPRLQRGQRLQLHGRSCAWRVLASAPGSGRHFLLSSAYQGRFRQRPRRFTGVQELAGGLQPGRRLRVVVTQDCEGRGRDVPPLGLGDRLEARGLRGNGPGTRLLCHRHGGEEEEEEEGEELLLPLDLGGGFVEETCDSKKYGLAELLERQALPCEVRVVAPDPGLERDALGTLPALRLEARLDQPFLVGSFCEEPEEGFEIPPRWLDLSLLLSEEPVHPPAPCTRRSRVEELTEAFYYRLLAQLPGSTAPPPPRPPKPAQAGTGPGGRHPSAPSPPPASTRPASPLPPLPAQARPSTHGRRGPPRDAGTESDSAEHDYETVDNNVQKTIHKMQTIFPF